A segment of the Bacillus sp. es.034 genome:
GATGAATTCAAGATGAATCAGTTGAAGGACGTCCTTCTCAGTAAACTGATCAAGCGGAACGTCCCTGTGAAGAACCTTGATTACAGTAAGCTTGAAGGTGCATCAGGCGGTACTGTCCGTCAGCGTGCCAAGCTTGTACAGGGAATCGACAAAGACAATGCAAAGAAAATCAACACAATCATCAAAAACTCAGGCGTGAAGGTGAAGAGCCAGATTCAGGATGATCAGGTCCGCGTTATCGGTAAAAGCAAAGATGATCTCCAAAAAATCATCGCTGCCATCCGTGAAGCTGATCTTTCCATTGATGTACAATACGTAAACTTCCGTTAATAGAGTTTTCCAAAGAAGTCTAATGGGTACAATAATGCCATTAGACTTCTTTCAATTAGGAGGAAAAACATGAAGAAAAAAGTCATCATCATCGGTGCCGTCGGCGGAGGAGCGACGACAGCCTCTCAAATCAGGAAGCTCGACAGTGATATCGAGATCATCCTGCTAGAGAAAACCTCTTACTTATCCTACGGAGCCTGCGGCATGCCCTATTACTTAGGCGATGTAATCAAAGAGAGGGAAAGTCTTTTTGCCGCCACCCCTGAACAATTACATACTAAAAAGAATATTGACGTAAGAATGCATCACGAAGCGTTAAAAATCGATCGCGGGAAAAAATCTTTACTCATAAGAAATCATGATCGCAATGAAGATTACGATGAAACATATGACTATCTCGTGCTCGCTACCGGAGCATCCCCCTTTCTACCGGACATTCCAGGGATCGACCAAATCCCGTCTTTCCATCTCAGAACCGTCGAAGATATGGACAGGATCAAGCAATTCTTAGAAACCTCCAAACCCCACTCATGCACCATCATCGGCGGTGGATTCATCGGGGTCGAAATGGCTGAAAACTTCACCCATCTCGGCATGAAGGTGACGATCGTCGAAAGATCTGAACACGTCATCAGTATCATTGATGAGGAGACAGCTACAGGATTACAGAATCATATCACAGAAA
Coding sequences within it:
- a CDS encoding YajQ family cyclic di-GMP-binding protein gives rise to the protein MAKESSFDIVSKVDMSEVSNAIQIALKEVQTRYDFKGSKSDIKLDGEEIVLVSDDEFKMNQLKDVLLSKLIKRNVPVKNLDYSKLEGASGGTVRQRAKLVQGIDKDNAKKINTIIKNSGVKVKSQIQDDQVRVIGKSKDDLQKIIAAIREADLSIDVQYVNFR